In one Castor canadensis chromosome 15, mCasCan1.hap1v2, whole genome shotgun sequence genomic region, the following are encoded:
- the Spata33 gene encoding spermatogenesis-associated protein 33 isoform X2, with the protein MGLSKSKPKERKGEEEKKGLPYSFPKPKDKLMEERSPKAEQADREAKKPADSLLLGLGTVKHERLPASSEEKPDVKQKLSKKKTVTPQVIITRASNESIISYNSTGSEEQRTIQEQAEWGIYHRHRSPSTIAAYLYNKE; encoded by the exons ATGGGACTTTCCAAAAGCAAACCCAAAGAGAGGAAAG gtgaggaggaaaagaagggactTCCCTATTCATTTCCAAAACCTAAGGACAAGTTGATGGAGGAGCGTTCCCCGAAGGCCGAGCAGGCAGACAGGGAGGCCAAGAAGCCTGCAGACAGTCTTCTCCTGGGGTTGGGGACAGTCAAGCATGAGCGGCTTCCTGCTTCCTCCGAAG aGAAACCTGATGTAAAACAAAAGTTGAGCAAGAAGAAAACTGTCACTCCTCAGGTCATCATCACTCGGGCCTCAAATGAATCTATAATCAGCTACAACTCCACTGGGAGCGAGGAGCAGAGAACCATTCAGGAACAGGCTGAATGGGGCATCTACCACCGACACAGGAGCCCCAGTACAATAGCAGCCTATCTATACAATAAAGAATAA
- the Spata33 gene encoding spermatogenesis-associated protein 33 isoform X1, producing the protein MAVTPVLPAVADQSRQRRRTGAIALGPEVIGLIDYPCVSGEEEKKGLPYSFPKPKDKLMEERSPKAEQADREAKKPADSLLLGLGTVKHERLPASSEEKPDVKQKLSKKKTVTPQVIITRASNESIISYNSTGSEEQRTIQEQAEWGIYHRHRSPSTIAAYLYNKE; encoded by the exons ATGGCAGTGACTCCAGTCCTTCCAGCTGTCGCGGACCAGAGCAGGCAGCGTAGAAGGACAGGAGCCATTGCCCTGGGTCCTGAGGTTATAGGTCTAATTGACTATCCATGCGTTTCaggtgaggaggaaaagaagggactTCCCTATTCATTTCCAAAACCTAAGGACAAGTTGATGGAGGAGCGTTCCCCGAAGGCCGAGCAGGCAGACAGGGAGGCCAAGAAGCCTGCAGACAGTCTTCTCCTGGGGTTGGGGACAGTCAAGCATGAGCGGCTTCCTGCTTCCTCCGAAG aGAAACCTGATGTAAAACAAAAGTTGAGCAAGAAGAAAACTGTCACTCCTCAGGTCATCATCACTCGGGCCTCAAATGAATCTATAATCAGCTACAACTCCACTGGGAGCGAGGAGCAGAGAACCATTCAGGAACAGGCTGAATGGGGCATCTACCACCGACACAGGAGCCCCAGTACAATAGCAGCCTATCTATACAATAAAGAATAA
- the Chmp1a gene encoding charged multivesicular body protein 1a yields the protein MDDTLFQLKFTAKQLEKLAKKAEKDSKAEQAKVKKALQQKNVECARVYAENAIRKKNESVNWLRMASRVDAVASKVQTAVTMKGVTKNMAQVTKALDKALSAMDLQKVSAVMDRFEQQVQNLDVHTSVMEDSMSSATTLTTPQEQVDSLIVQIAEENGLEVLDQLSQLPEGASAVGESSVRSQEDQLSRRLAALRN from the exons ATGGACG ATACCCTGTTCCAGTTAAAG TTCACAGCAAAGCAGCTGGAGAAGCTAGCCAAAAAGGCAGAGAAGGACTCCAAGGCCGAACAGGCCAAAGTGAAGAAG GCCCTTCAGCAGAAAAATGTGGAGTGTGCTCGAGTGTATGCTGAAAATGCCATCCGCAAGAAGAATGAAAGCGTGAATTGGCTCCGCATGGCATCCCGTGTGGATGCAGTGGCCTCTAAGGTTCAGACTGCTGTGACCATGAAGGGG GTTACGAAGAACATGGCACAGGTGACCAAAGCTctggacaaggccctgagtgccaTGGACCTGCAGAAAGTGTCTGCCGTGATGGATAGGTTTGAGCAGCAGGTGCAGAACCTGGATGTACACACATCG GTGATGGAGGACTCCATGAGCTCAGCCACCACACTGACCACACCTCAAGAGCAGGTGGACAGCCTCATTGTGCAGATCGCCGAGGAGAATGGCCTAGAGGTCTTGGACCAACTCAGCCAACTGCCTGAGGGTGCCTCTGCTGTGGGCGAGAGCTCCGTGCGCAGCCAGGAGGACCAGCTGTCCAGGAG GTTGGCTGCCCTGAGGAATTAG